From one Dama dama isolate Ldn47 chromosome 4, ASM3311817v1, whole genome shotgun sequence genomic stretch:
- the LOC133055172 gene encoding zinc finger protein 845-like — MEARTPDHNCKELIGEIYLNRLDLTDTPLQNPELEQFTDRSSFIQDGQHKAGSAITTTDEIVKAEAFHKRGQHCRLSYGHSPRPDFSPLAPLTAGLGSAPPPGRSAFSLRVRTASHTRKRRAASGGLSAKFTLPEGEAQKRRKMRENKSGMALSQRQLTIEDVDIKFTPEEWECLDPAQRALYWDVMEETYRNLLSVDVSHIHVTKKLQAKGNSGKGEIMQRVMFGRTETHETKDFFLGKIEETVHGFESLWTDDERSDNEISISHNKNLTDGKDHQNRNDAGDKPVERLGSSFHEELQMLQSEGTIFECSQIVTNINSSPSGLPPQRTHSVCKGICHKRESAVMRPSEQALDQEGHKKKSYKTPECSITFLQHSELTRHQRILTGRKPYKADIHGKAFNDNESLAVHRRNHTGEKLYKCDVCSHSFKQNTALQIHLRVHTGERPYKCDVCGHSFKHKTHLQNHGRTHTGEKPYTCDACGKAFTRKESCALHQILHTGEKPYNCDVCGRGYTRKSQLRIHRRVHTGEKPYTCDVCGKAFSRKEGCALHQILHTGEKPFKCDVCGRGYIRKSQLEIHQRVHTGEKPYKCDVCGKAFTRKESHALHQILHTGEKPYKCDLCGQAFTRKESHALHKILHTGEKPYKCDVCGRGYTRSTQLAIHWRLHTGEKPYKCDVCGHGYPRKSQLVIHQRIHTGENPYKCDVCGCGFTGKRQLRIHRRIHTEVKSYKCNNCGKCFFALFSLNKHQTIQTGEKACKCNLCGKMFSSRCYLAVHQRTHTGEKPYKCDVCGKAFTRKQSRSLHQILHTGEKPYKCDVCGHGYTRKSRLVIHHRVHTGENPYKCDVCGCDLTGKRQLRTHRRIHTEVKSYKCNSCGKRFFALSSLNKHQAVPTDEKACKCNLCGKMFSSRCYLTVHQRTHTGEKPYKCDLCGHGYPRKSQLVIHQRIHAGENPYKCDVCGSGFTGKRQLRTHWRIHTEVKSYKCNNCGKRFFALSSLSKHQAVQIDEKACKCNLCGKMFSSRCYLAVHQRIHIGEKPYKCIVCGCGYTRKSQLGIHQKVHAGEKPYKCDVCGCEFTGKKQLRTHRRIHTEVKSYKCNSCGKLFFALSSLNKHQAVQSDETACKCNLCGKMFSSRCCLAVHQRTHTGEKPYKCDVCGKAFTRKESHALHQILHTGEKPYKCDVCGRGYTRKSQLEIHQRVHTGEKPYKCDVCGKAFTRKESHALHQILHTGEKPYKCDVCGRGYIRKSKLVIHQRIHTGENSYKCDVCGRGFTGNRQLGIHRRIHTEVKPFKCNSCDKRFFTRASLKIHEVVHTDEKARKCTLCGKVFSSRCYLTVHQRTHTGEKPYKCDVCGQAFTRKESHAVHQILHTGEKPYKCDICGRGYTRSTQLAVHQRVHTGEKPYKCDVCGKAFRVNGSLTSHRKIHCREKPYKCDVCGKAFSVNGSLRTHQKIHTGEKPYKCDVCGKAFRVNGTLTSHQKIHTGEKPYKCDVCGKSFTINGSLTTHRKIHTGEKPYKCDVCGKAFSLNGSLTYHQKIHSNEKPYKCDVCGKAFRVKGSLTSHQKIHTG, encoded by the exons ATTCACTTTACCTGAGGGTGAAgcccagaagaggaggaagatgagagAAAACAAGTCAGGCATGGCTCTTTCTCAG AGACAGTTGACCATCGAGGATGTGGACATCAAGTTCACTCCAGAAGAGTGGGAATGCCTCGACcctgctcagagggccttgtacTGGGATGTGATGGAGGAGACCTACAGGAACCTGCTGTCTGTGG ATGTGTCTCATATACATGTGACCAAGAAATTACAAGCaaaaggaaacagtggaaaaggaGAAATTATGCAAAGAGTGATGTTTGGAAGAACTGAAACCCATGAAACCAAAGATTTTTTCCTCGGGAAGATAGAGGAAACTGTGCATGGTTTTGAGAGTCTGTGGACAGATGATGAAAGAAGTGACAATGAAATATCTATATCCCATAACAAAAATCTTACTGATGGAAAAGATCATCAGAATAGAAATGATGCAGGAGATAAGCCTGTTGAAAGACTCGGATCAAGCTTTCATGAAGAATTGCAGATGCTTCAGTCTGAAGGGACGATTTTTGAATGTAGTCAAATTGTGACGAATATTAACAGTAGCCCCTCAGGTTTGCCACCTCAGAGAACTCATAGTGTCTGCAAAGGCATTTGTCATAAACGTGAGAGTGCTGTTATGCGTCCCTCAGAACAGGCCCTAGACCAGGAAGGACACAAGAAAAAATCTTACAAAACTCCTGAGTGTAGCATAAcctttcttcagcactcagaacTCACTAGACATCAAAGAATCCTTACAGGAAGAAAACCATATAAAGCTGACATACATGGCAAGGCCTTTAATGATAATGAGAGCCTTGCAGTTCATCGGAGAaatcatactggagagaaactgtataaatgtgatgtatgtagCCACAGCTTTAAACAGAACACAGCCCTTCAAATTCATCTGAGAGTACATACTGGAGAGagaccatataaatgtgatgtatgtggccaCTCCTTTAAGCACAAGACACACCTTCAAAATCATGGGAGaactcatactggagagaagccatatacATGTGATGCGTGTGGAAAGGCCTTTACTCgaaaagaaagctgtgcactTCATCAGAtccttcatactggagagaaaccatataattGTGATGTATGTGGCCGTGGCTATACTCGAAAGTCACAACTTAGAATTCAtcggagagttcatactggagagaagccatatacATGTGATGTGTGTGGAAAGGCCTTTTCTCGCAAGGAAGGATGTGCACTTCATCAGAtccttcatactggagagaaaccatttAAGTGTGATGTCTGTGGCCGTGGCTATATTCGAAAGTCACAACTTGAaattcatcagagagttcatactggagagaagccatataaatgtgatgtctGTGGAAAGGCTTTTACTCGCAAAGAAAGCCATGCACTTCATCAGATCCTtcatactggagaaaaaccatataaatgtgatctGTGTGGACAGGCCTTTACTCGCAAAGAAAGCCATGCACTTCATAAGAtccttcatactggagagaaaccatataaatgtgatgtatgtggccgTGGCTATACTCGAAGCACACAACTTGCAATTCATTGGAgacttcatactggagagaaaccatataaatgtgatgtgtgtggccaTGGCTATCCTCGAAAGTCACAACTTGTaattcatcagagaattcatactggagagaatccttataaatgtgatgtatgtggctgTGGCTTTACTGGAAAGAGACAACTTAGAAttcatcggagaattcatactgaaGTGAAATCTTACAAATGTAACAATTGTGGCAAATGTTTTTTTGCACTGTTTTCCTTAAATAAACATCAAACAATTCAAACAGGTGAGAAAGCATGTAAATGTAATTTGTGTGGCAAAATGTTCAGTTCCAGGTGTTATTTAGCAGTTCATCAGAGAACTCATACTGGGgaaaaaccatataaatgtgatgtgtgtggaaaGGCCTTTACTCGCAAACAAAGCCGTTCACTTCATCAAATtcttcatactggagagaaaccatataaatgtgatgtgtgtggccaTGGATATACTCGAAAGTCACGACTTGTAATTCATCacagagttcatactggagagaacccttataaatgtgatgtatgtggctgTGACTTGACTGGAAAGAGACAACTTAGAACtcatcggagaattcatactgaaGTGAAATCTTACAAATGTAACAGCTGTGGCAAAAGATTTTTTGCACTGTCATCCTTAAATAAACATCAGGCAGTTCCAACAGATGAGAAAGCATGTAAATGTAATTTGTGTGGCAAAATGTTCAGTTCTAGGTGTTACTTAACAGTTCATCAGAGaactcatactggagagaaaccatataaatgtgatttaTGTGGCCATGGCTATCCTCGAAAGTCACAACTTGTAATTCATCAGAGAATACATGCTGGAGAGAATCCTTATAAATGTGATGTTTGTGGCTCTGGTTTTACTGGAAAGAGACAACTTAGAACtcattggagaattcatactgaaGTGAAATCTTACAAGTGTAACAACTGTGGTAAACGTTTTTTTGCACTGTCATCCTTAAGTAAACATCAGGCAGTTCAAATAGATGAGAAAGCATGTAAATGTAATTTGTGTGGCAAAATGTTCAGTTCCAGGTGTTACTTAgcagttcatcagagaattcatattggagagaaaccatataaatgtattGTGTGTGGCTGTGGCTATACTCGAAAGTCACAACTTGGAATTCATCAGAAAGTTCATGCcggagagaagccatataaatgtgatgtatgtggctgTGAATTTACTGGAAAGAAACAACTTAGAACTCATCGGAGAATTCACACTGAGGTGAAATCTTACAAGTGTAACAGCTGTGGCAAACTTTTTTTTGCACTATCATCATTAAATAAACATCAGGCAGTTCAATCAGATGAGACAGCATGTAAATGTAATTTGTGTGGCAAAATGTTCAGTTCCAGGTGTTGTTTAGCAGTTCATCAAAGaactcatactggagagaaaccatataaatgtgatgtgtgtggaaaGGCCTTTACGCGAAAAGAAAGCCATGCACTTCATCAGAtccttcatactggagagaaaccatataaatgtgatgtatgtggtcGTGGCTATACTCGAAAATCACAACTTGAaattcatcagagagttcatactggagagaaaccatataaatgtgatgtgtgtggaaaGGCCTTTACTCGCAAAGAAAGCCATGCACTTCATCAGAtccttcatactggagagaaaccatataaatgtgatgtatgtggccgTGGCTATATTCGAAAGTCAAAGCTTGTaattcatcagagaattcatactggagagaattcgtataaatgtgatgtatgtggccgTGGCTTTACCGGAAACAGACAACTTGGAAttcatcggagaattcatactgaaGTGAAACCTTTCAAATGTAACAGCTGTGACAAACGTTTTTTTACTCGGGCGTCCTTAAAAATACATGAAGTAGTTCATACAGATGAAAAAGCACGTAAATGTACTTTATGTGGCAAAGTCTTCAGTTCCAGGTGTTACCTTACAGTTCATCAGAGaactcatactggagagaaaccatataaatgtgatgtgtgtgggcAGGCGTTTACTCGCAAAGAAAGCCATGCAGTTCATCAGATCctccatactggagagaaaccgtataaatgtgatatatgtggcCGTGGCTATACTCGAAGCACACAACTTGCAGTTCATCAGagggttcatactggagagaaaccatataaatgtgatgtatgtggcaaagcctttagagTAAATGGCAGCCTTACATCTCATCGGAAAATTCATTGccgagagaaaccatataaatgtgatgtatgtggcaaggcctttagtGTAAACGGAAGCCTTAGAACtcatcagaaaattcatactggagagaaaccatataaatgcgatgtatgtggcaaggcctttagaGTAAACGGAACCCTTACATCacatcagaaaattcatactggagagaaaccgtataaatgtgatgtatgtggtaAGTCCTTTACTATAAACGGAAGCCTTACAACTCATCggaaaattcatactggagagaaaccatataaatgtgatgtgtgtggcaaggcctttagtTTAAATGGAAGCCTCACATACCATCAGAAAATTCATTCCAACGAGAAACCATacaaatgtgatgtatgtggcaaggcctttcgAGTAAAAGGAAGCCTTACATCtcatcagaaaattcatactgGATAG